A genome region from Candidatus Niyogibacteria bacterium includes the following:
- a CDS encoding Fic family protein: protein MAENRFNKRIKFTTEILSKIAKIDEFKGLWQGSLRLSPQILGRLKASVIITSTGASTRIEGAKMSDEEVARLLRGLKSKPPKGRDEEENAGYADLLGRIFDNWKTLKLSENQIYQFHDIMLHFAKKDKSHRGKYKATDNAVTTKNEKGEIVVLFKPTPSYLVKPEMEQILAWTNEQLEKKEPHPLLVIANFIFEFLAIHPFQDGNGRLSRALTNLLLLKSDYSYVPYVSMEEIIEEKRTEYYLALRATQKTHKTDNEDIAAWVSFFLDVLIEQANRAKKIMEADQPEKLLSEKQLEIYRLFDTKDTLGVSEIDKTLKGRIPQVTIKQALSRLVELKLLERIGLGRGTRYKKL, encoded by the coding sequence ATGGCAGAAAACCGCTTCAACAAAAGAATAAAATTTACAACAGAGATTTTAAGCAAGATCGCCAAGATTGATGAATTCAAGGGTCTCTGGCAAGGAAGCCTACGGCTAAGCCCACAGATTTTGGGGCGCCTTAAGGCCTCAGTCATCATTACGAGCACCGGCGCATCTACTCGTATTGAGGGCGCAAAAATGAGCGATGAAGAAGTCGCGCGTCTTTTGCGTGGTTTGAAATCCAAACCGCCAAAAGGCAGAGATGAGGAAGAGAATGCCGGCTACGCCGATCTCTTGGGCAGAATTTTCGACAATTGGAAAACGCTTAAGCTTTCAGAAAACCAGATTTATCAGTTCCACGATATTATGCTACATTTTGCCAAAAAAGATAAAAGCCATAGAGGTAAATATAAAGCAACTGATAACGCCGTAACAACCAAAAATGAAAAAGGTGAAATCGTAGTTTTATTTAAGCCGACCCCATCATATCTTGTAAAGCCGGAAATGGAACAGATTTTGGCCTGGACGAACGAGCAGTTGGAGAAGAAAGAACCTCACCCCCTGCTCGTGATTGCAAATTTCATTTTTGAGTTTTTGGCAATTCACCCATTTCAAGACGGCAATGGGCGTCTTTCGCGCGCGCTGACGAATCTCTTGCTCTTGAAATCCGATTACTCGTATGTGCCGTATGTTTCTATGGAAGAAATTATTGAGGAAAAAAGGACTGAATACTATCTCGCGCTTCGAGCAACTCAAAAAACGCATAAAACCGACAATGAAGATATTGCGGCATGGGTGAGTTTCTTTTTGGATGTTTTGATTGAACAAGCAAATCGGGCAAAGAAGATTATGGAGGCGGATCAGCCGGAAAAACTACTCTCCGAAAAACAATTGGAAATTTATCGGTTATTCGACACTAAAGACACTCTTGGCGTTTCGGAAATAGACAAAACACTCAAAGGCAGAATCCCGCAAGTTACCATAAAACAGGCGCTCTCACGCTTGGTTGAATTAAAGTTGCTCGAAAGAATCGGCCTCGGCCGCGGCACAAGATACAAGAAATTATAA
- a CDS encoding DEAD/DEAH box helicase family protein — MNSDLTFITNEKNKQLKQRIAELIKSSKELRFLVGFFYFSGIDELYEALKNNPSFQMDVLVGLNTDKTIHGLIEYPDPNTNITDREKVEKFFDSIAKSINSDEFDTREFYERVKFYLELIKSGKLRIRKTLKPHHDKLYIFNIKDELRSLKKSVLITGSSNLTRSGLSTQNEFNVEISDHGTEEANDYFERNWNEAVPITEIPTYRDRLINLVENKTLIADITPFEAFAFVLKNYLDVQGQQRVKESVKELLERKGYKPYQYQLDAVSQALNIINSPDTPNGLIVSDVVGLGKSIVASLIAKSLGKRGVIICPPGLIGDENKKSGWKKYKEDFELHDWEIRACGLENLERTLELVKENNEYEVIIVDEVHRFRNQDTEAYEALSNICRDKIVILLSATPFSNTPADIFSLLKLFVVPGKSKISLDDDLASRFRSYNSAFKKLSGIRKDFKSPDKQKRSRAAADYEAMFGEKKIEADKLKERVRYLSNSIRQVIEPVLIRRNRIDLKKDPVYSKEVYDLSEVKDPKELFFEMTDKQLDFYDSITKIYFGDDKESRRFTGAIYRPFYYESGQDEFEEKDLEKNREFLMQSNLFDFMRRLLVKRFESSFGAFSRSIENFYKITDKVQKFIENSGGKFILDRKLMDNIYEEDIDEIDKQLEEYEQKLGEGKYPKSYKIYEVGDFKLKEQFLRDIESDKKLFGELLDTLKTLRLVDEDPKFDKLVAEMRSLMSAEHPISEPNRKIVIFTEYSDTAKYLEEKLEATFPGKILSIADNWSNSTITSIVENFDASYKQQKDDYQILLATDKISEGFNLNRAGAIINYDIPWNPTKVIQRVGRINRIGKKVFNELFIFNFFPTLKGSEYVRSREIAAQKMFLIHNTLGEDAKIFEPDEEPTAAKLFQKIMVNPESVEEESFQTKIRSAFAKIADNNPEVIEKIKSLPARVKVAKGNDEYLLSVFIKKGLGFYVRTTESGEQVDEPPFELAYPKIECGKDEPQKRLSDSFWNNYIKVKEFKLQVKQVPGAVSLENRARNNLDTLLNSPPAGFDRHLSFARMLFEDIIDYKTLPDFTLRRIANLSTVAPEEKDISKTIAEFDKLKNDLGADYLDKVKQKLGSMQSEVIVAIENVRD, encoded by the coding sequence ATGAATTCCGATCTAACATTTATTACAAACGAAAAGAATAAGCAGCTCAAGCAAAGAATTGCCGAGCTTATTAAAAGTAGCAAGGAATTGAGATTTCTTGTCGGTTTTTTCTATTTTTCCGGCATAGACGAATTATACGAGGCGTTAAAAAACAACCCCTCGTTTCAGATGGATGTTTTAGTTGGGCTTAATACCGACAAAACCATTCACGGCTTAATTGAGTATCCGGACCCAAACACGAATATCACAGATAGGGAGAAGGTGGAAAAGTTCTTTGATTCAATCGCAAAATCGATTAACTCCGATGAATTTGACACGAGGGAATTTTACGAACGGGTGAAGTTTTATTTGGAACTTATAAAGTCCGGAAAATTAAGAATCCGCAAAACCCTAAAGCCGCATCACGACAAACTTTATATTTTTAACATCAAAGACGAGCTAAGGTCGCTCAAAAAATCCGTTTTGATTACGGGCAGTAGCAACTTAACGCGTTCCGGACTTTCCACGCAGAATGAATTTAATGTTGAAATCAGTGATCACGGAACCGAAGAAGCAAACGATTATTTTGAAAGAAATTGGAACGAGGCCGTGCCCATTACGGAAATACCCACTTATCGGGACAGATTAATCAATTTAGTTGAAAATAAAACGCTTATTGCCGATATCACTCCCTTTGAGGCTTTCGCATTCGTGCTAAAAAATTATCTCGATGTGCAAGGTCAGCAAAGAGTGAAGGAGAGCGTCAAAGAATTGCTTGAGCGTAAGGGATATAAGCCGTACCAGTACCAGCTCGATGCCGTTTCGCAGGCGCTTAATATCATTAATAGCCCAGACACGCCCAATGGCTTAATTGTTTCTGATGTCGTGGGCCTGGGCAAAAGCATAGTTGCTTCTTTAATCGCCAAGAGTTTGGGCAAACGAGGGGTGATTATCTGTCCGCCGGGACTTATTGGCGATGAAAATAAAAAATCCGGCTGGAAAAAATATAAAGAAGATTTTGAGCTTCACGACTGGGAGATACGCGCATGTGGTCTCGAAAATCTTGAACGGACGCTGGAGCTGGTAAAAGAGAATAATGAATACGAAGTTATTATCGTGGACGAGGTTCACCGCTTTAGAAATCAGGATACGGAGGCGTATGAGGCATTGAGCAATATATGCCGGGATAAAATTGTTATTTTGCTTTCGGCGACACCATTCAGCAATACTCCGGCCGACATTTTTTCTCTGCTGAAGTTATTCGTAGTGCCCGGAAAATCAAAAATCAGCTTGGATGATGACTTGGCAAGCCGCTTTAGATCATATAACAGCGCGTTCAAAAAACTGTCCGGCATTAGAAAGGACTTTAAATCTCCGGATAAACAGAAACGAAGTCGCGCAGCCGCTGACTATGAAGCTATGTTCGGTGAGAAAAAAATTGAGGCGGACAAGCTCAAGGAGCGGGTTCGTTATCTCTCAAATAGCATCCGTCAAGTTATAGAGCCGGTTCTTATTCGCCGCAACCGCATTGACCTCAAAAAAGACCCCGTTTATTCAAAAGAGGTTTATGATTTGTCCGAAGTTAAAGATCCCAAAGAGCTGTTTTTTGAAATGACAGATAAGCAGTTGGATTTTTATGACAGCATAACAAAAATATATTTTGGGGATGACAAAGAAAGCCGCAGATTTACCGGCGCCATTTACAGGCCATTCTACTATGAGTCCGGGCAAGATGAATTTGAAGAAAAAGACCTAGAGAAAAACCGAGAATTCCTCATGCAGTCAAACTTGTTTGATTTCATGAGGCGGTTGTTGGTTAAAAGATTTGAAAGCTCTTTCGGTGCGTTCTCCAGAAGTATAGAGAATTTCTATAAAATTACGGATAAGGTTCAAAAGTTTATTGAGAACTCCGGCGGCAAATTCATTCTGGATAGAAAATTAATGGACAATATTTATGAGGAGGATATAGACGAGATTGATAAACAGCTTGAAGAATATGAGCAAAAATTGGGAGAGGGCAAGTATCCGAAATCATATAAAATCTATGAGGTTGGCGATTTCAAGCTTAAAGAACAATTTTTGCGGGACATCGAATCGGATAAAAAGCTTTTTGGAGAGCTTCTCGACACGCTAAAGACATTAAGGTTGGTGGACGAGGACCCGAAATTCGACAAGCTCGTTGCGGAAATGCGGTCATTGATGTCTGCGGAACATCCCATCTCCGAACCAAATCGGAAGATAGTGATTTTTACGGAATATTCAGACACGGCAAAATACCTTGAAGAAAAGCTGGAAGCTACTTTTCCGGGCAAGATTTTATCTATTGCCGATAACTGGTCTAATTCTACAATTACAAGCATCGTGGAGAATTTTGACGCGAGCTACAAACAACAAAAAGACGACTACCAAATCCTTTTGGCCACCGATAAGATTTCTGAAGGATTCAATCTTAACCGCGCAGGCGCAATCATCAACTACGATATTCCGTGGAACCCGACAAAAGTTATTCAAAGGGTGGGCCGTATTAACCGTATTGGCAAAAAAGTTTTCAATGAGCTTTTCATATTTAATTTCTTCCCGACCTTGAAGGGATCAGAGTATGTAAGGAGCAGGGAGATCGCCGCCCAAAAGATGTTTCTGATTCACAATACTCTTGGCGAGGATGCAAAAATCTTTGAACCGGATGAGGAACCGACAGCGGCAAAGCTATTCCAAAAGATTATGGTAAATCCGGAAAGCGTTGAAGAGGAAAGTTTCCAAACCAAAATTCGCTCTGCGTTTGCCAAGATTGCCGACAATAACCCTGAAGTAATTGAGAAAATAAAAAGCTTGCCGGCCCGCGTAAAGGTTGCGAAAGGAAATGATGAGTATTTGCTCTCGGTGTTTATCAAGAAGGGGCTGGGATTTTATGTCCGCACTACGGAAAGCGGCGAACAAGTTGATGAGCCGCCATTTGAGCTTGCCTATCCTAAAATAGAATGCGGCAAAGACGAACCGCAAAAAAGGTTAAGTGATTCTTTTTGGAATAATTATATAAAGGTTAAAGAATTCAAGTTGCAGGTAAAACAAGTTCCGGGCGCGGTAAGTTTGGAAAACAGGGC